From Treponema rectale, one genomic window encodes:
- a CDS encoding carbohydrate ABC transporter permease, which produces MMVTKKNNIHIISSLIMILVVTVTLYPFLNVLAKSLNDAVDTVKGGITVFPRKPTFKNYTDLFETGSNLGTAFFNSIVRTVLGSFLGTLCCAMFAYPLSRHDFIARKPFLRILIITMYVSGGLIPSYLLMRNLNLLNSFWVYIIPSLISAYNIILIRSFMMNIPQALSEAARIDGANDLTIFFRIILPMCKPVLATVMLFVAVGHWNDWYSTYIYMTRSHRTTLSTLQFELMKVLDSVSQSGSTIDIHSESLKASTKSPEAIKMAITIVCTVPILAVYPFVQKYFVSGITLGAVKE; this is translated from the coding sequence ATGATGGTAACGAAAAAAAACAACATACACATAATAAGTTCTCTTATAATGATTCTGGTAGTTACAGTAACACTCTACCCCTTCTTAAACGTACTGGCAAAATCCCTGAATGATGCTGTTGATACAGTAAAAGGGGGCATAACCGTTTTTCCGAGAAAACCGACTTTCAAAAATTACACAGACCTTTTTGAAACGGGAAGCAATCTTGGAACGGCATTTTTTAACTCTATAGTAAGAACAGTACTGGGGTCTTTCTTAGGCACCCTGTGCTGTGCAATGTTCGCTTACCCTTTAAGCAGGCATGATTTTATTGCCCGCAAACCCTTTCTCAGGATTCTCATAATCACAATGTATGTTTCTGGAGGACTTATTCCAAGTTACCTTCTCATGAGAAACCTGAACCTTCTCAATTCCTTCTGGGTTTACATAATTCCGTCCCTCATAAGTGCGTATAACATCATCCTTATAAGAAGCTTCATGATGAACATACCGCAGGCTCTTTCTGAAGCAGCGAGAATTGACGGTGCAAATGACCTGACGATTTTCTTCAGAATCATACTGCCTATGTGCAAGCCTGTACTTGCAACAGTAATGCTTTTTGTTGCAGTAGGTCACTGGAATGACTGGTACAGCACTTACATTTACATGACCAGAAGTCACAGGACGACACTTTCTACACTTCAGTTTGAACTTATGAAAGTTCTTGACAGTGTAAGCCAGAGCGGAAGTACCATTGACATTCATTCTGAATCACTCAAGGCTTCGACAAAAAGTCCGGAGGCTATTAAAATGGCAATTACAATCGTATGTACAGTACCGATTCTTGCAGTGTATCCTTTTGTACAGAAATACTTTGTAAGCGGAATCACATTAGGCGCAGTCAAGGAGTAG
- a CDS encoding ABC transporter permease: MKENSVTIIHKTSLGKKIYSQRYLFLMSVPFVIWLVIFCYVPLTGWLMAFEEYHPFLGFTKSKFVGLYQFKRMFTDPILAPKFRQVLWNTIGMSLMGLTAGTVFPIAFAIFLNEVSSLRAKKFVQTVSYLPHFVSWVIVANIVSSALSPSGTVNEILVKLSIIKSPYAFMADRKLFWWIVTFADVWKETGWNAIIYIAAIAGIDEQLYEAAEVDGCNRWHKIWHVTLPGIRTTIITLFIMNVGNIINIGFEKQWLLSNPVVDPVAQVLDKYIIDYGISMYNISYGTALGIFKSIVSIAMIILANRIAKKFDSNIM; encoded by the coding sequence ATGAAAGAAAACAGCGTTACAATAATTCATAAAACTTCTCTGGGAAAGAAGATTTACTCACAGCGGTATTTATTTCTCATGTCAGTACCGTTCGTAATCTGGCTGGTGATTTTCTGCTATGTTCCGCTTACAGGCTGGCTCATGGCATTTGAAGAATACCATCCTTTTCTGGGATTTACAAAATCAAAATTCGTCGGACTGTATCAGTTTAAGAGAATGTTTACAGATCCAATCCTTGCTCCGAAATTCAGGCAGGTACTCTGGAACACTATCGGAATGAGCCTCATGGGACTTACTGCAGGAACAGTATTCCCGATTGCCTTTGCAATTTTCTTAAATGAAGTTTCATCCCTTCGTGCAAAAAAATTTGTTCAGACAGTTTCCTATCTTCCTCACTTTGTATCATGGGTTATTGTCGCAAACATTGTTTCTTCTGCACTTTCTCCCAGCGGAACAGTAAACGAGATTCTCGTCAAACTCAGCATAATAAAATCCCCGTACGCATTCATGGCAGACAGAAAACTGTTCTGGTGGATTGTTACCTTTGCTGATGTCTGGAAAGAAACAGGATGGAATGCAATCATTTATATTGCAGCCATTGCCGGAATAGACGAGCAGCTTTATGAGGCGGCAGAAGTTGACGGCTGCAACCGCTGGCATAAAATCTGGCATGTTACTCTGCCGGGAATCCGTACGACAATCATTACACTTTTCATAATGAATGTGGGAAACATAATCAATATCGGTTTTGAAAAACAGTGGCTTCTTTCGAACCCTGTTGTTGATCCGGTGGCTCAGGTTCTTGATAAATATATCATTGATTACGGTATTTCCATGTACAATATTTCTTACGGAACAGCCCTTGGAATTTTCAAATCCATTGTAAGTATTGCAATGATAATACTTGCAAACCGCATAGCAAAAAAATTCGACAGCAACATCATGTAA
- a CDS encoding response regulator: MLKVLIADDEKSIRNGLKKIIDWNKCGYEICGEASDGNQALEKILELKPDLVLLDIKMPVKTGVEVLKEIAELKKNPGSEYKKNTAFLILSGFSDFEFAKEAMNYGAKGYFVKPIDEEQLEEKVTELAKDMVSTANDAADLKQCFSQLFLFGVKEDAFPEGYEDNRSYQAVLFSSKRCGYAERINELEKKIQSAFSQLNPITVVHDQDIIVLFADCSTDAVDRTTERFIQRFQKSPFVITGNPYKGVEGALKSFLECRNNTFRLFFGEDSSLIHCTEIHENALKDKFNFESRIQDVIFCIETYDKKHLQQILDSSKTALTSILNPDAVKTQCITYIIELQAGLLKKYPERDFEISSAYDLVPKILEKTRFCDVYEIVTKFSYDFIENFNTNTSTSTITKVIAYIKTNYADDLKLETLGQMFYCNSAYLGKKFKEHTGVQFNTFLDQIRIEEAKKRLTETDLKVYQISKLVGYANTDYFFMKFKKYTGLTPKEFKAGLKEAGK, from the coding sequence ATGCTTAAAGTACTTATTGCAGATGATGAAAAAAGTATCAGAAACGGACTGAAAAAAATAATCGACTGGAACAAATGCGGCTATGAAATCTGCGGAGAAGCCTCAGACGGAAATCAGGCACTGGAAAAAATTCTGGAACTGAAGCCGGACCTGGTTCTTCTTGATATAAAAATGCCGGTAAAAACGGGAGTTGAAGTTTTAAAGGAAATAGCGGAACTTAAAAAAAATCCCGGCAGTGAATACAAAAAAAATACGGCCTTTCTGATTCTTTCCGGATTCTCTGATTTTGAATTTGCAAAAGAAGCCATGAATTACGGTGCAAAGGGATATTTTGTAAAACCCATAGATGAAGAACAGCTTGAAGAAAAGGTTACAGAACTTGCAAAAGACATGGTCTCAACCGCAAATGACGCTGCAGACTTGAAGCAGTGTTTCTCACAGCTGTTCCTTTTCGGAGTAAAAGAAGATGCCTTTCCTGAAGGATACGAAGACAACCGCAGCTATCAGGCCGTACTTTTCTCAAGCAAAAGATGCGGATATGCAGAACGTATCAATGAACTTGAGAAAAAAATTCAGTCTGCATTTTCCCAGTTAAATCCGATTACAGTTGTACATGACCAGGATATAATCGTACTGTTTGCAGACTGCAGCACGGATGCAGTTGACAGAACTACGGAACGGTTCATCCAGAGGTTTCAGAAAAGCCCTTTTGTCATTACAGGCAACCCGTACAAAGGAGTGGAGGGAGCGCTTAAATCTTTTCTTGAATGCAGGAACAATACATTCAGACTTTTCTTCGGGGAAGACTCAAGCCTGATTCACTGCACCGAAATTCACGAAAATGCACTCAAGGACAAGTTTAATTTTGAATCCAGAATCCAGGACGTTATTTTCTGCATAGAAACTTATGATAAAAAACATCTCCAGCAGATTCTGGATTCGTCAAAAACTGCCTTAACCTCCATACTTAATCCTGATGCCGTAAAGACACAGTGCATTACTTACATAATAGAACTGCAGGCCGGTCTGTTAAAAAAATATCCGGAAAGGGATTTTGAGATAAGCTCAGCCTATGACCTTGTTCCTAAGATTCTTGAGAAAACACGTTTCTGCGACGTATATGAAATCGTAACAAAATTCAGTTACGACTTTATTGAAAATTTCAATACAAATACTTCAACATCTACAATCACTAAAGTAATTGCCTATATCAAAACTAATTATGCCGATGACCTTAAGCTGGAAACCCTGGGACAGATGTTTTACTGCAACAGTGCTTACCTTGGTAAAAAATTCAAGGAACATACAGGAGTGCAGTTCAATACATTCCTCGACCAGATTAGAATTGAAGAAGCAAAAAAACGTCTGACAGAGACGGACCTTAAAGTCTATCAGATTTCAAAACTGGTGGGGTATGCAAACACTGATTACTTCTTTATGAAATTCAAGAAATACACGGGACTTACCCCTAAAGAATTCAAGGCAGGCTTAAAAGAAGCAGGAAAATAA
- a CDS encoding ABC transporter substrate-binding protein — protein MTFIKKAASAAACTLLISGSLFISGCVKKPDFGDAVVLTMFTSDLNEDIYFTDPVAKEITRRTGVALELEHPVAGDTNAIPLMLVSGDLPDLIFAKGELTKLIEAGAVIPLDDLIEKYGSNMKKLYGDQIVKLRNSPSDPHIYTVGTYGVKSEVLETGGSMQIQHAVLKELGYPKIKTLADYEQALREYIELHPTINGQKTIGLSLLIDTWQWYIDLSNPGNYTIGYPDDGQWIVNQETLEAQYKFLNKDIYKFYKWLNKINADGLLDPESFTQKEDVWRAKIASGRVLGISYPTWGYGEARSSLINNGMEDRTYAYLPVQADESTKDPSRKDYGYSGGWGIAISKSCKNPELAFKFLDWMCSEEAQILCNWGIKGINYTVNEEGKRVRSAEEMKAAATDPNYATKTGVGRWCYPFPQAGNAAVDSNGDKITPTSKESIIANYLDVEKETLKAYGAEMWIDLFPSPEELGVSRHGQVWQYALPQNVNEMVTAADQEVKSELALIVLGKPEDFDRQWNALQKKLLDMKLDEAGKILTGLIKEKVDLWNK, from the coding sequence ATGACGTTTATAAAAAAAGCAGCTTCTGCAGCAGCATGTACTTTACTTATATCAGGCAGTCTGTTCATATCAGGATGCGTAAAAAAACCGGATTTCGGTGATGCAGTAGTACTTACAATGTTTACTTCTGACCTGAATGAAGACATATACTTTACCGATCCCGTTGCAAAAGAAATAACAAGACGGACTGGAGTTGCCCTTGAACTGGAACATCCTGTTGCCGGAGATACAAATGCTATTCCACTCATGCTGGTAAGCGGTGACCTCCCGGATCTTATTTTTGCAAAAGGTGAGCTTACAAAACTTATTGAAGCAGGAGCCGTCATTCCCCTTGATGATCTTATTGAAAAATACGGAAGCAATATGAAAAAACTCTATGGAGACCAGATTGTAAAGCTTCGTAATTCTCCTTCAGATCCTCACATATATACTGTAGGAACATACGGCGTAAAAAGTGAAGTTCTTGAAACAGGCGGCTCAATGCAGATTCAGCATGCAGTCCTCAAGGAACTCGGCTATCCGAAAATAAAGACACTTGCAGACTATGAGCAGGCTCTGCGTGAATACATAGAACTTCATCCGACAATTAACGGACAGAAGACAATAGGACTTTCCCTGCTTATCGATACCTGGCAGTGGTACATAGATCTTTCCAATCCGGGAAACTACACCATAGGCTATCCTGATGACGGTCAGTGGATCGTAAATCAGGAAACACTTGAAGCCCAATATAAATTCCTGAACAAAGATATTTACAAATTCTACAAATGGCTTAATAAAATAAATGCAGACGGACTTCTTGATCCTGAAAGCTTTACCCAGAAAGAAGATGTATGGCGGGCAAAAATTGCCTCTGGAAGAGTCCTGGGAATTTCCTATCCGACCTGGGGCTATGGAGAAGCCCGTTCTTCACTCATCAACAACGGAATGGAAGACAGAACCTATGCCTATCTTCCGGTTCAGGCTGACGAATCGACAAAAGATCCTTCAAGAAAAGACTACGGATATTCCGGCGGATGGGGTATTGCAATTTCAAAGTCCTGCAAGAATCCGGAACTTGCATTTAAATTCCTTGACTGGATGTGTTCGGAAGAAGCACAGATTCTCTGCAACTGGGGAATAAAGGGAATAAACTACACAGTCAATGAAGAAGGAAAAAGGGTACGCTCTGCTGAAGAAATGAAGGCTGCGGCAACAGATCCTAACTATGCAACTAAAACAGGTGTCGGAAGATGGTGCTATCCCTTCCCTCAGGCAGGAAATGCTGCAGTAGATTCTAACGGAGATAAAATTACACCGACTTCAAAAGAATCTATAATTGCAAACTATCTTGATGTAGAAAAAGAAACACTTAAAGCTTACGGTGCAGAAATGTGGATAGATCTGTTCCCGTCACCGGAAGAACTGGGGGTATCAAGGCACGGACAGGTATGGCAGTATGCCCTTCCTCAGAACGTAAATGAAATGGTTACGGCTGCAGACCAGGAAGTAAAAAGCGAGCTTGCACTTATCGTTCTGGGAAAGCCGGAAGATTTTGACAGACAGTGGAATGCTCTTCAGAAAAAACTTCTGGACATGAAACTTGATGAAGCCGGAAAAATCCTTACAGGCCTCATTAAAGAAAAAGTTGATTTATGGAACAAATAA
- a CDS encoding cache domain-containing sensor histidine kinase yields MNIRNIFFSVINRFKISQKLYFLYAITFFIPLIITFTIFISWLSKTLNSWENKEAESTLRTLDIFFEESFNGISELSNVLSVNTEIRNIISKEYHSPLEVYKAYNEVKFIDPLIKAYSSISSIRFYTSNMSLHDNGFFTKNTYDVTGSDWYRNAVSLNGAPFWYYKKDSITQKPHLTLIRSVWNGIDHTLIGILCINVSNDFINQRLKSAPYSSIIEFSDQCIFSSINNPETTFINLTGKKSSDTIKIDSKEFSILKKEFSPDHGQNEKFTINIFISMENLFRTTAKFRLNISIVFLLFILSSLAMILLLAFSIHKRVSQVRKGIVSVGTNNFNIPPSIGGSDEFSEIYDEVYETSRKIKKLINEVYIRDIEKEQLTSRQNDIRFKMLSAQINPHFLFNTLEHIRMQALSCEDRDVPYMLKILAKILRYNLSVKEENVLLSQEIEIIGNYLDIQHKRFGERISYDIVPLCDINRIKILPLLIQPLVENCFAHGLESKTENGFIYILIKTETENGEAVLKITVQDNGEGIPEEKLDELNRRLNNTNVEEFRSSIGLVNVNQRIRLFYGQKYGMKIFSIPEKITAITLTLPLVTEDTNA; encoded by the coding sequence ATGAACATAAGGAACATTTTCTTTTCCGTTATAAACCGATTCAAGATTTCACAGAAACTTTATTTTCTTTATGCGATAACTTTTTTCATTCCGCTTATAATCACATTTACAATTTTTATTTCATGGCTGAGCAAAACCCTTAACAGCTGGGAAAACAAAGAAGCAGAAAGCACTCTCCGCACCCTTGATATTTTTTTTGAAGAAAGTTTCAACGGAATAAGCGAACTTTCCAATGTTCTCAGCGTAAACACAGAAATACGGAACATCATATCAAAAGAATATCACTCACCGCTGGAAGTGTACAAAGCATATAATGAGGTAAAATTCATTGATCCGCTTATCAAGGCTTACAGTTCAATTTCAAGCATAAGATTCTACACGTCAAACATGAGTCTGCACGACAACGGATTCTTCACCAAAAACACTTATGACGTTACGGGAAGTGACTGGTACAGAAATGCAGTTTCCCTTAACGGTGCTCCCTTCTGGTACTATAAAAAAGATTCCATCACACAAAAACCCCATCTGACTCTTATACGTTCTGTCTGGAACGGAATTGATCACACCCTCATCGGAATACTGTGCATAAACGTAAGCAATGACTTCATCAATCAGCGTTTAAAATCTGCACCCTATTCTTCAATCATAGAATTTTCTGACCAGTGCATTTTCAGTTCCATAAACAATCCGGAAACGACCTTTATAAATCTCACCGGAAAAAAATCCAGTGACACAATAAAAATTGACTCCAAAGAATTCAGCATACTGAAAAAAGAATTTTCTCCTGACCACGGACAGAACGAAAAATTTACGATAAATATTTTCATATCAATGGAAAACCTTTTCAGGACCACTGCAAAATTCAGACTCAACATTTCCATAGTCTTTCTTCTTTTTATTCTTTCATCCCTCGCAATGATTCTGCTTCTTGCTTTTTCCATACATAAAAGAGTTTCTCAAGTCAGAAAAGGTATCGTAAGCGTAGGTACGAACAACTTCAACATTCCGCCTTCAATCGGAGGTTCTGATGAATTCTCTGAAATATATGATGAGGTATACGAAACCTCAAGAAAGATAAAAAAACTCATAAACGAAGTTTACATCCGTGACATAGAAAAAGAACAGCTGACTTCAAGGCAGAATGACATAAGATTTAAAATGCTCAGTGCACAGATAAATCCCCACTTTCTCTTCAATACCCTTGAACACATAAGAATGCAGGCCCTCAGCTGTGAAGACCGGGACGTACCTTACATGCTGAAAATCCTTGCTAAGATACTCAGATACAATCTTTCTGTAAAAGAAGAAAACGTACTTCTTTCGCAGGAAATCGAAATCATAGGAAACTATCTGGACATCCAGCATAAAAGATTTGGAGAGAGAATTTCCTACGACATAGTTCCCCTCTGCGACATAAACAGGATAAAAATCCTTCCCCTCCTTATACAGCCTCTTGTAGAAAACTGTTTTGCCCACGGACTTGAATCAAAAACTGAAAACGGTTTTATTTACATACTGATAAAGACAGAAACAGAAAACGGAGAAGCTGTCTTAAAAATAACAGTGCAGGACAACGGAGAAGGAATTCCTGAAGAAAAACTTGACGAACTGAACAGAAGGCTTAACAATACCAACGTAGAAGAGTTCAGATCTTCCATCGGACTTGTAAACGTCAATCAGAGAATCAGACTTTTCTACGGACAGAAATACGGTATGAAAATCTTCAGCATTCCTGAGAAGATTACGGCAATTACGCTGACTTTACCTTTAGTTACAGAGGATACAAATGCTTAA
- a CDS encoding beta-galactosidase gives MINDPKVKKVLYGGDYNPEQWSIEERNRDMELLPQAGIDTVTLNVFSWAKLQPSEKKYDFSDLDRIVDMVSQKGMNICMATSTAAHPAWMARKYPDILRTDIDGRKHNFGSRHNSCPNSPTYKKYAPLLAKKLAERYGNRSNILAWHISNEYGGLCYCDNCKKAWRQWLKNKYKTIENLNEKWNTAFWSHTYYDWEDIQIPSHISERWNYDRTNMQIQTIDYYRFNTEGIVNMYRMEADAIHSVLPDAKVTTNLMSTYPELDYNKFAPYMDFISWDNYPSPNDSYTRVAFNHEVMRGLKRDKPFCLMEQTPSVTNWQPYNSLKRPGVMRLMSYQAVAHGADTVLFFQMRRSRGCCEKFHGAVIDHYPSAETRVFKETAALGKELKLLSDKFIGSLEKTEAAILFDWNCMWGVMFSSGPSVDFKYTDEVYKYYDAFCKQNIPVDVISPDQSLDKYKVVIAPALYMISKENAEKIQRFVQNGGTFLTTVMSGMTDENDLVTDKGYPGELRKVCGIWAEETDALLPGKPNSVVIKDGSLKGEYPAVILADIIHPDTAETIAVYGSDFYQGTPVITKNSFGQGKAWYVGTCADRDSGLLEKLILSITDEAGIKPVLPSVKDIEVTQRVSSDGKKFIFILNQGTEDKKINIPFEAEELLTSASVKAGNDLMIKAKDVLILCRN, from the coding sequence ATGATTAACGATCCAAAGGTAAAAAAGGTTCTCTACGGAGGAGACTACAATCCTGAACAGTGGAGTATTGAAGAAAGAAACAGAGACATGGAACTTCTGCCTCAGGCCGGAATTGATACGGTAACCCTGAATGTATTCAGCTGGGCAAAACTTCAGCCGTCAGAAAAAAAATATGATTTTTCTGATCTGGACAGAATCGTAGACATGGTAAGTCAGAAAGGCATGAATATCTGCATGGCAACATCTACTGCAGCACATCCTGCCTGGATGGCACGTAAATATCCTGACATTCTGAGAACAGACATTGACGGAAGAAAACATAATTTCGGTTCAAGACATAATTCCTGTCCAAACAGCCCTACCTATAAAAAATACGCGCCGCTTCTTGCAAAAAAACTTGCAGAGCGCTACGGAAACAGAAGCAATATTCTGGCATGGCATATTTCAAATGAATACGGCGGACTCTGTTACTGTGACAACTGTAAGAAAGCCTGGCGGCAGTGGCTCAAAAATAAATACAAGACTATAGAAAACCTGAATGAAAAATGGAACACTGCTTTCTGGAGCCATACATACTACGACTGGGAAGACATTCAGATTCCAAGCCACATCAGTGAACGGTGGAACTATGACCGTACCAACATGCAGATTCAGACCATCGACTACTACAGATTCAACACAGAGGGAATCGTAAATATGTACCGCATGGAAGCTGATGCAATTCACTCCGTACTTCCTGATGCAAAGGTTACTACAAACCTCATGAGCACTTATCCTGAACTTGACTACAATAAATTTGCACCTTATATGGATTTTATAAGCTGGGACAACTATCCTTCTCCAAATGATTCCTATACCAGAGTTGCCTTCAATCATGAAGTAATGAGGGGACTTAAAAGAGACAAGCCTTTCTGCCTTATGGAACAGACACCAAGCGTAACAAACTGGCAGCCTTATAATTCCCTTAAGCGTCCCGGCGTAATGCGCCTCATGAGTTACCAGGCAGTTGCTCACGGTGCTGATACAGTCCTCTTCTTCCAGATGAGAAGAAGCAGGGGCTGCTGCGAAAAATTCCATGGTGCCGTAATCGATCACTACCCGAGTGCAGAAACAAGAGTATTCAAAGAAACTGCCGCATTGGGAAAAGAACTCAAACTTCTGTCCGATAAGTTCATCGGTTCTCTGGAAAAAACAGAAGCTGCAATTCTCTTTGACTGGAACTGCATGTGGGGAGTAATGTTCAGTTCCGGTCCATCCGTTGATTTTAAATACACGGATGAAGTTTACAAATATTACGACGCTTTCTGTAAACAGAATATTCCTGTAGATGTAATTTCACCGGATCAAAGTCTTGATAAATACAAAGTCGTAATCGCCCCTGCCCTTTACATGATAAGTAAAGAAAACGCAGAAAAAATCCAGCGCTTCGTTCAGAACGGAGGAACTTTTCTTACAACTGTAATGAGCGGAATGACAGACGAAAATGATCTCGTAACGGATAAAGGTTATCCTGGAGAACTGAGAAAAGTATGCGGAATCTGGGCAGAAGAGACAGATGCCCTTCTTCCTGGAAAACCAAATTCCGTTGTAATAAAAGACGGTTCCCTCAAAGGTGAATATCCGGCTGTCATTCTTGCAGACATCATTCATCCGGACACGGCAGAAACTATTGCTGTTTACGGAAGCGACTTTTACCAGGGAACTCCTGTAATTACAAAAAACTCTTTCGGACAGGGAAAAGCCTGGTATGTAGGAACCTGCGCCGACAGAGACAGCGGACTTCTTGAAAAACTCATCCTTAGCATTACAGATGAAGCGGGAATAAAACCTGTTCTTCCTTCGGTAAAAGATATTGAAGTAACACAGAGAGTTTCTTCCGACGGCAAAAAATTTATCTTCATACTCAATCAGGGAACTGAGGATAAAAAAATAAACATTCCTTTTGAAGCAGAAGAACTTCTGACCTCAGCATCTGTAAAGGCAGGAAATGACCTTATGATTAAGGCAAAAGATGTCCTGATTCTCTGCAGAAACTGA